Proteins encoded together in one Chryseobacterium sp. G0201 window:
- a CDS encoding fasciclin domain-containing protein has product MNTRSKIAVLGMVALSFAFSGNLTAQMKEKTVMVGGAAMYPSKNIIENAVNSKDHKTLVTAVKAAGLVETLQGKGPFTVLAPTDAAFAKLPKGTVESLVKPENKEMLTKVLTYHVLAGKYSAKEIWAAVKAGNGKSMMKTVEGEDVTFWTKGKDLYVTDAKGNSAKITIADVNQSNGVIHVIDTVLMP; this is encoded by the coding sequence ATGAATACAAGATCAAAAATCGCAGTATTAGGAATGGTTGCTTTATCATTCGCTTTCAGTGGAAATCTAACTGCACAAATGAAAGAAAAAACAGTAATGGTAGGTGGTGCAGCAATGTATCCTTCAAAAAACATTATTGAGAACGCTGTAAACTCTAAAGATCACAAAACGCTTGTAACGGCTGTAAAAGCAGCCGGTTTAGTTGAAACTTTACAGGGAAAAGGTCCTTTTACTGTATTGGCTCCTACTGATGCAGCTTTCGCAAAACTTCCAAAAGGAACAGTGGAAAGCTTGGTAAAGCCTGAAAACAAAGAAATGCTTACTAAAGTTTTAACTTACCACGTTCTTGCAGGAAAATATAGTGCTAAAGAAATTTGGGCTGCGGTAAAAGCCGGAAACGGAAAAAGTATGATGAAAACCGTTGAAGGTGAAGATGTTACTTTCTGGACAAAAGGAAAAGATCTATACGTAACTGATGCTAAAGGAAATAGTGCAAAAATTACAATAGCTGATGTAAATCAGTCAAATGGTGTGATTCATGTGATTGACACTGTTTTAATGCCTTAA
- a CDS encoding T9SS type A sorting domain-containing protein: MEKNYLLAKIFALFSLIVTAIPFYSQTYCSPSYPSGCTNWRITQVTIPEVGFTNSFAAGTCTSERDRTSVVINLNTTTNYTINVSTTNWTACGMAIDFNSDGDFDDAGENLFLPTYIANQNQTYTGPFTIPSSVAAGNYRMRIWNRLGNSGAGTPTADSACATYAYGTWTDYTVNVLEPLSTSEITLSSAKIYPNPVSDVLTIENTKTIKSVEIYDFNGKLLRNEFPKNSKNTIIRLPDLVPGIYTAKIISDKGNQSIKFIKK, translated from the coding sequence ATGGAAAAAAACTATCTCTTAGCAAAAATTTTTGCATTATTTTCATTGATTGTAACTGCAATTCCATTTTATTCACAAACATATTGTAGTCCATCTTATCCTAGCGGATGCACAAATTGGAGAATTACTCAGGTAACAATTCCTGAAGTTGGTTTTACTAATTCATTTGCGGCTGGAACATGTACTTCCGAAAGAGATCGTACTTCTGTTGTTATCAACCTAAACACGACAACGAATTATACAATCAATGTGTCTACAACCAACTGGACTGCTTGCGGAATGGCAATTGATTTCAATAGTGACGGAGATTTTGATGATGCAGGAGAAAACTTGTTCTTACCGACTTATATTGCCAATCAAAACCAGACCTATACCGGACCTTTTACGATCCCGTCATCTGTAGCAGCCGGAAATTATAGAATGAGAATATGGAATCGTCTTGGGAACTCCGGTGCCGGTACACCAACTGCCGATTCTGCATGCGCTACTTACGCTTATGGAACATGGACAGATTATACCGTGAATGTTTTAGAGCCTTTATCTACCTCTGAAATTACATTATCTTCTGCTAAAATTTATCCAAATCCCGTTTCGGACGTTTTAACTATTGAAAATACAAAAACGATTAAATCTGTTGAAATATATGACTTCAATGGTAAATTATTAAGAAATGAGTTTCCTAAAAACAGTAAAAATACTATCATAAGATTGCCAGACCTAGTTCCGGGAATTTATACCGCAAAAATAATTAGTGATAAAGGAAATCAAAGCATTAAGTTTATCAAGAAATAA
- a CDS encoding DMT family transporter, protein MHKLALFRLHLIVFLWGFTAILGKLIQANAQILVFYRMLFAAIFLYAFIRIYKKESIKVSKKIFFQLAAIGVAMALHWYCFFYSIKVSNVSIALSCLSLSTLFASILEPIIFKRKIDASEVIMGVVIVSCILLIFKTEFQYKEGIIYGVFCAIFGTIFSVFNGKMFGKTSSGNIIFYEIFCGWFVLLIFYLFSGQIFQMNEISYSDIALICLLASVFTAFPMLESVNLMKYISPFTLILTVNLEPVYGIILAFFIFGESEHMSPIFYIASGVMILAIIANGLIKARKTKKL, encoded by the coding sequence ATGCATAAATTAGCGCTTTTCAGATTACACTTAATTGTTTTTTTGTGGGGATTCACTGCAATTCTAGGAAAACTGATTCAGGCTAATGCACAGATTCTTGTATTTTACAGAATGCTTTTTGCTGCGATCTTTTTATATGCTTTTATCAGAATCTATAAAAAAGAGAGTATAAAAGTTTCTAAGAAAATATTCTTTCAGTTGGCTGCAATCGGAGTTGCTATGGCTTTGCACTGGTATTGCTTCTTTTATTCGATCAAAGTTTCAAACGTCTCGATAGCATTGAGCTGTTTATCATTATCAACATTATTTGCTTCCATTTTAGAACCTATTATTTTTAAAAGAAAAATAGATGCTTCGGAAGTAATCATGGGAGTGGTGATTGTCTCCTGTATTTTATTAATTTTTAAAACAGAGTTTCAATATAAAGAAGGAATCATTTACGGAGTCTTTTGTGCCATTTTTGGGACGATATTTTCCGTTTTTAATGGAAAAATGTTTGGGAAAACAAGCTCCGGGAACATTATTTTTTATGAAATCTTCTGTGGATGGTTTGTTTTATTGATATTTTATCTATTTAGTGGTCAAATTTTTCAAATGAATGAAATAAGTTACAGCGATATTGCGTTAATATGCTTATTGGCAAGTGTTTTTACAGCTTTCCCGATGTTGGAATCGGTTAATCTAATGAAGTATATTTCGCCTTTTACACTAATTTTAACAGTTAATTTAGAACCAGTTTACGGAATTATACTAGCTTTTTTTATCTTTGGAGAATCGGAACATATGAGCCCAATATTTTATATTGCATCTGGTGTTATGATACTGGCAATCATTGCAAACGGATTAATAAAAGCCAGAAAAACAAAAAAACTTTAA
- a CDS encoding GNAT family N-acetyltransferase, translating into MTITKTDSSNVDFQNLVKLLDADLAIRNGEDHAFYDQFNKIDMIKNCIVIYVDNNPAACGAFKKFEDDTVEIKRMYTHPDFRKRGLAGTIVKELENWAKEIGYKKAVLESSLEQNEALSVYEKSGYQRIPNYGQYIGIDKSVCYEKRL; encoded by the coding sequence ATGACAATTACAAAAACAGATTCTTCAAACGTTGACTTTCAAAATCTGGTAAAACTTCTTGATGCCGATTTGGCGATTCGTAACGGTGAAGATCATGCATTTTATGATCAATTCAACAAAATTGATATGATCAAAAACTGTATCGTTATTTATGTAGATAACAATCCTGCAGCTTGTGGCGCTTTCAAAAAATTTGAGGATGATACAGTTGAGATCAAAAGAATGTACACCCATCCGGATTTCAGGAAAAGAGGTTTGGCAGGAACGATCGTAAAAGAATTAGAAAACTGGGCAAAAGAAATCGGTTATAAAAAAGCTGTTCTGGAAAGTTCATTAGAGCAAAACGAAGCTCTTTCTGTATACGAAAAAAGCGGTTATCAAAGAATTCCGAATTATGGACAATACATCGGAATTGACAAAAGTGTCTGCTACGAAAAAAGATTGTAA
- a CDS encoding VanZ family protein produces MNHIHTQTFLINIIGNIFVFSPFGFLGLSITKLNKIIPITLFFIISITLIELTQSLTGRGVADIDDVLLNTLGMLIGYSAFKFAAWKNIANIRFYFDLEYKLQTA; encoded by the coding sequence GTGAATCATATTCATACACAGACATTTTTAATTAATATAATTGGAAATATTTTTGTTTTCAGTCCATTTGGCTTTTTAGGATTAAGTATAACAAAGCTTAATAAAATTATTCCTATTACTCTATTTTTTATCATTTCAATAACTCTAATTGAACTAACTCAATCTCTTACAGGCCGAGGTGTAGCTGACATTGACGATGTATTATTAAACACTCTAGGAATGTTAATTGGTTACTCTGCATTCAAATTTGCAGCTTGGAAGAATATAGCTAATATTAGATTTTATTTTGACCTTGAATATAAATTGCAAACAGCCTAG
- a CDS encoding acyl-CoA carboxylase subunit beta — translation MDIEFNKREDQNRLKLSEINRLLAEIKKGGGEKRLQKLRDEGKMTARERVEYLLDKDSDSIEIGAFAGYEMYEEHGGCPAGGVVVVMGYVSGRQCLVVANDASVKAGAWFPITGKKNLRAQEIAMENKLPIIYLVDSAGVYLPMQDEIFPDKEHFGRIFRNNAKMSSMGIIQISAVMGSCVAGGAYLPIMSDEAMIVDKTGSIFLAGSYLVKAAIGETIDNETLGGATTHCSISGVTDYKAKDDKDALNRIKTIMKSIGSTEKAGFDRIESFPPKESPDNIFGIVPVSRADQYDTLEIIKCMVDNSEYEEYKPDYGKTIICATARVDGWSVGIVANQRKLVKSGKGEMQFGGVIYSDSADKATRFIANCNQRKIPLVFLQDVTGFMVGSKSEHGGIIKDGAKMVNAVANSVVPKFTIITGNSYGAGNYAMCGKAYDPRLIVAWPWADLAVMGGSQAAKVLAQIQESTLKKQGKEITEEDRNEILNTISKRYQKQTESTYAAARLWTDAIINPTDTRKWISMGIEAANNAPITEKFNLGVIQV, via the coding sequence ATGGACATTGAATTCAACAAAAGAGAAGATCAAAACAGATTAAAACTATCCGAAATAAATAGACTACTTGCTGAAATAAAAAAAGGAGGAGGCGAAAAACGACTTCAAAAACTTCGTGATGAAGGAAAAATGACGGCAAGAGAAAGGGTGGAATATCTTCTTGATAAAGATTCAGATTCCATAGAAATTGGCGCATTTGCAGGCTATGAAATGTATGAAGAGCATGGTGGTTGCCCAGCTGGTGGCGTTGTTGTAGTTATGGGCTATGTTTCCGGAAGACAGTGCTTGGTAGTTGCTAATGATGCTTCTGTAAAGGCTGGAGCTTGGTTCCCAATTACCGGAAAGAAAAATTTGAGAGCTCAGGAAATTGCGATGGAAAATAAACTTCCAATTATTTATTTGGTAGATTCTGCAGGAGTTTATCTTCCCATGCAGGACGAAATTTTCCCTGATAAAGAGCATTTCGGAAGAATTTTCAGAAACAATGCCAAAATGAGCTCTATGGGAATTATTCAGATTTCTGCAGTAATGGGAAGTTGTGTTGCTGGTGGTGCATATTTACCAATCATGAGTGATGAAGCAATGATTGTTGACAAAACAGGCTCTATTTTCTTAGCCGGAAGTTATTTGGTAAAAGCCGCAATTGGCGAAACTATTGATAATGAAACACTTGGAGGAGCAACTACACACTGCTCAATTTCCGGAGTTACAGATTATAAAGCTAAAGATGATAAAGATGCTTTAAATAGAATTAAAACGATTATGAAATCTATCGGAAGTACTGAAAAAGCAGGCTTCGATAGAATTGAAAGTTTCCCTCCAAAGGAAAGTCCAGACAATATTTTCGGAATTGTACCTGTTTCAAGAGCAGATCAATATGATACTTTGGAAATTATCAAATGTATGGTCGACAATTCTGAGTACGAAGAATATAAACCTGATTATGGCAAAACTATCATCTGCGCAACGGCAAGAGTTGATGGTTGGTCCGTAGGAATTGTTGCTAATCAAAGAAAATTAGTAAAAAGTGGTAAAGGAGAAATGCAGTTTGGTGGAGTTATTTACTCTGATTCGGCTGATAAAGCGACAAGATTTATTGCAAACTGTAATCAAAGAAAAATTCCTTTGGTATTCTTACAGGATGTTACCGGTTTTATGGTAGGTTCAAAATCTGAGCACGGAGGAATCATCAAAGACGGAGCAAAAATGGTAAATGCTGTTGCTAATTCTGTAGTTCCAAAATTCACCATTATTACAGGAAACTCTTACGGTGCAGGAAATTATGCAATGTGTGGAAAAGCTTATGATCCGAGATTAATCGTTGCTTGGCCTTGGGCAGATCTAGCTGTAATGGGTGGTTCTCAGGCTGCAAAAGTATTGGCTCAGATTCAAGAATCTACATTGAAAAAACAAGGTAAAGAAATTACTGAGGAAGACCGTAATGAAATTCTGAATACAATCTCTAAAAGATACCAAAAACAAACAGAGTCTACTTATGCCGCAGCAAGGCTTTGGACAGACGCTATCATTAATCCTACAGATACCAGAAAATGGATCTCTATGGGTATTGAGGCTGCAAATAATGCTCCAATTACAGAGAAATTTAATTTGGGAGTAATACAGGTTTGA
- a CDS encoding anti-sigma factor domain-containing protein, with translation MNTKEYISSGIIESYILGFASHEEAGILECVMKNNAEVKVAFEEAQKTLEDLATAQAVTPPNDLKSKIWNKIQQEQIVEEVRPVISEVKQDLKVQGDIKEIKTQKNNNWKTYAVAASILFLVSVVGNLFWMNTQSENKKVIAKLETEKQSKDLAYQKMQQKWDMLSGTDMQMVVLKGVEKHADSKAMVFWDKKSKQVYLNADSLPKAPEGMQYQLWAIADGKPVSAGMYTEEKDSKIALSNIENAQAFAITLEKQGGSATPTMENMYVMGAI, from the coding sequence TTGAACACTAAGGAATACATATCATCCGGAATTATAGAATCTTATATTCTAGGTTTTGCTTCTCACGAGGAAGCAGGGATTTTGGAGTGTGTGATGAAGAACAATGCTGAAGTTAAAGTAGCTTTTGAAGAAGCTCAAAAAACTTTGGAAGATTTAGCAACAGCTCAGGCTGTAACTCCTCCAAATGATTTAAAATCTAAAATTTGGAATAAAATTCAACAGGAACAAATTGTTGAAGAGGTTAGACCTGTAATTTCAGAAGTAAAACAAGATCTGAAAGTTCAGGGAGATATAAAAGAGATTAAAACTCAAAAAAATAACAATTGGAAAACCTATGCTGTTGCAGCATCGATACTGTTTTTAGTAAGTGTTGTCGGAAATTTATTCTGGATGAATACTCAATCTGAAAATAAAAAAGTCATTGCAAAACTTGAAACTGAAAAACAGTCTAAAGATTTAGCATATCAAAAAATGCAGCAAAAATGGGATATGCTATCAGGTACAGATATGCAGATGGTTGTTTTAAAAGGCGTAGAAAAACATGCTGACTCCAAAGCAATGGTTTTCTGGGATAAAAAATCTAAACAAGTGTATCTAAATGCTGATAGCCTGCCAAAAGCTCCTGAAGGAATGCAGTATCAGCTTTGGGCAATTGCAGACGGAAAACCTGTAAGCGCAGGAATGTACACTGAAGAAAAAGACAGTAAAATTGCTCTTTCAAATATAGAAAATGCTCAGGCATTTGCAATAACTCTTGAAAAACAGGGAGGAAGTGCAACTCCAACAATGGAAAATATGTACGTGATGGGTGCTATCTAA
- a CDS encoding RNA polymerase sigma factor, whose translation MKEKNEAGFHYLYDHYSGALYGVIFRIVQSKEYTEEVIQDVFVKIWNSILQYDSTKGRFYTWMINIARNTAIDYLKSKGFQNELKNQPLPDFVYNSAELSTTNKTSDFIGFKDVLGGLEIDKQELIDLAYYQGYTQNEISEKLKIPLGTVKTKMRNALIKLKDLLKDYQ comes from the coding sequence TTGAAAGAGAAAAACGAAGCTGGTTTTCATTATTTGTATGACCATTACTCCGGCGCGCTTTATGGTGTGATATTCCGAATTGTACAATCAAAAGAATATACAGAAGAAGTTATTCAGGATGTTTTCGTAAAGATCTGGAACTCCATTCTTCAATATGACTCTACCAAAGGAAGATTTTATACCTGGATGATTAATATTGCCAGAAATACGGCGATAGATTATTTAAAATCAAAAGGTTTCCAAAACGAACTTAAAAACCAACCACTTCCTGATTTCGTATATAACAGTGCAGAACTTTCAACGACTAATAAGACATCCGACTTTATCGGGTTCAAAGACGTTCTTGGAGGTTTGGAGATTGATAAGCAGGAGCTTATAGATCTGGCGTATTATCAGGGATATACTCAAAACGAGATATCAGAAAAACTAAAGATACCGCTGGGTACTGTTAAAACGAAAATGCGGAATGCATTGATAAAATTAAAGGATTTGTTAAAAGATTATCAATAA
- the hutH gene encoding histidine ammonia-lyase: MIYGIDVFSFHDVLEICKNPKKAKLNKASKDQILKSQKNVQKIVESDRCVYGINTGFGPLCDTKISADETAQLQYNLIISHAVGVGKPIDKEFSKIMIIAKVHALSKGFSGVSLEVIERLITMLEKDIIPVVPEQGSVGASGDLAPLSHLVLPLLGLGQVWEGDQIFETAEILEKHNLEPLTLGPKEGLGLINGTQFILAHAIKGLEKFEYLLDLADLTAAMSLEAYRGSESPFKKELHDIRPFEGSKKVAARMVKFLKGSENMKAHEDCERVQDPYSMRCVPQVHGASRNAFEHLKLMANTELNSVTDNPIVLSAEESISGGNFHGQLMAMPLDYATLAAAELGNISDRRSYLLLEGKYGLPRLLTESSGLNSGFMIPQYTSAALVTENKTLCFPASADSIPTSLGQEDHVSMGSISGRKFNQVLGNLVNILSVELMFAAQGLEFRRPAKCSKIIEENFAIIRSKVAKLEDDRLIGKDMLAIAELINDRKFVVN, encoded by the coding sequence ATGATATACGGGATAGATGTTTTCAGTTTTCATGATGTATTGGAAATCTGTAAAAATCCGAAAAAAGCGAAACTTAATAAAGCTTCAAAAGATCAAATTTTAAAATCACAGAAAAACGTTCAGAAAATTGTTGAGTCCGACAGATGTGTGTACGGGATCAATACAGGTTTTGGGCCTCTTTGCGATACAAAAATCTCTGCTGACGAAACAGCGCAATTACAATATAATTTAATCATTTCTCACGCGGTAGGCGTAGGAAAACCGATTGATAAAGAATTTTCAAAGATCATGATCATTGCTAAAGTTCATGCATTGTCAAAAGGTTTTTCGGGAGTTTCTTTGGAGGTGATCGAGAGATTGATCACGATGTTGGAGAAAGATATTATTCCTGTGGTTCCTGAACAAGGTTCTGTTGGTGCTTCGGGAGATTTGGCACCTTTGTCACACTTAGTTTTACCGCTTTTAGGATTAGGACAGGTTTGGGAAGGAGATCAGATTTTCGAAACTGCTGAAATTTTAGAAAAACATAACCTTGAACCTTTGACTTTAGGTCCAAAAGAAGGTTTGGGATTAATTAACGGAACCCAATTTATCTTAGCGCATGCGATCAAAGGGTTGGAGAAATTCGAATATCTGTTGGATCTGGCTGATCTGACTGCAGCAATGAGTTTAGAAGCTTATAGAGGTTCTGAAAGTCCGTTTAAAAAAGAACTTCATGACATAAGACCATTTGAAGGAAGTAAAAAAGTAGCTGCCAGAATGGTGAAATTTCTGAAAGGTTCTGAAAATATGAAAGCTCACGAAGACTGTGAACGAGTACAGGATCCTTATTCAATGAGATGTGTTCCTCAGGTTCATGGAGCGAGCAGAAATGCTTTTGAGCATCTTAAATTAATGGCGAATACAGAATTAAACTCTGTAACAGATAATCCGATTGTTTTAAGTGCTGAAGAATCAATCTCAGGAGGGAATTTCCACGGACAGTTAATGGCAATGCCTTTAGATTATGCAACGTTGGCTGCGGCTGAATTAGGAAATATTTCTGACAGAAGAAGTTATTTATTATTGGAAGGAAAATACGGTTTACCAAGATTGTTAACGGAAAGCTCTGGTTTAAATTCAGGATTCATGATTCCTCAATATACTTCTGCGGCGTTGGTTACGGAAAATAAAACATTATGTTTTCCAGCTTCTGCGGATTCAATTCCTACAAGTTTGGGTCAGGAAGATCATGTTTCGATGGGAAGTATTTCAGGAAGAAAATTCAATCAGGTTCTTGGGAATTTGGTTAATATTTTATCTGTTGAATTAATGTTTGCAGCGCAAGGATTAGAATTCAGAAGACCTGCAAAATGTTCAAAAATCATTGAAGAAAACTTTGCAATCATTCGTTCTAAAGTGGCTAAACTTGAAGATGATAGATTGATAGGAAAGGATATGCTCGCTATTGCTGAATTGATTAATGATAGAAAATTTGTTGTGAATTAA
- the uvrC gene encoding excinuclease ABC subunit UvrC, protein MNPSLELQLKTLPSEPGVYRYYDKNEHLLYVGKAKNLKKRVLSYFNKNLPGYRTRIMVGKIQRLETTIVNSEYDALLLENNLIKEHQPFYNVMLKDDKTYPWICIKNENFPRIFLTRTKIKDGSEYYGPYAKVRPAKILLETIKHIYKLRTCNLNLAPSKIAEGKYKVCLEYHIKNCEGPCEDLESKEDYDEKIDAIRGIVKGDFRKAKEYLVNQMMKYAENLQFEQAQLVKEKIDILEDYQSRNTVVNPNIDDVDVFGMTSDETAAYVNFFKIRNGNIIQSFTTEIKKILEESDEDIMEEALIEIRQKFDSDSKEVLLPFHLSVEIPNVKLIVPKMGDKKRIVELSEKNAKEYRLEKLKQVQIIDPERHANRIMAEMQKLLRMPVEPRHIEGFDNSNIQGTNPVSACVVFKDGKPSKADYRIFHPKTVEGANDFATMEEVIYRRYKRLLDEGDTLPQLILIDGGKGQLSSAVKSLRLLGLYGKITIVGIAKRLEEIFFPEDPIPLYLDKKSETLKILQRVRDEAHRFGVKHHRTRRTNSTIKSELEEIPGVGEKTIELLLSKLKSVKRIKESNLETLEEILGKSKAKVIHDFFNN, encoded by the coding sequence ATGAATCCTTCTTTAGAATTACAACTCAAAACTTTGCCTTCCGAACCCGGTGTTTATCGTTATTATGATAAAAATGAACATTTATTGTATGTAGGAAAGGCGAAAAATTTAAAGAAAAGGGTTCTGTCCTATTTCAACAAAAATCTTCCGGGTTACAGAACAAGAATAATGGTTGGCAAGATCCAGCGATTAGAAACGACCATTGTAAATAGTGAATATGACGCTCTTTTATTGGAAAATAACCTGATAAAAGAACATCAGCCGTTTTACAATGTTATGTTGAAGGATGATAAAACCTATCCTTGGATCTGTATTAAAAATGAAAATTTTCCACGTATTTTTTTAACAAGAACAAAGATCAAAGACGGTTCAGAATATTACGGCCCCTATGCAAAAGTACGTCCTGCAAAGATTCTACTGGAAACTATTAAACATATTTACAAACTCAGAACTTGTAATTTAAATTTAGCTCCATCCAAAATTGCAGAAGGAAAATATAAAGTCTGTCTTGAATATCACATCAAAAATTGCGAAGGACCTTGTGAAGATCTGGAAAGCAAAGAAGATTATGATGAAAAAATAGATGCGATCCGCGGAATTGTAAAAGGAGATTTCCGAAAGGCAAAAGAATATTTGGTTAATCAGATGATGAAATATGCTGAAAACCTCCAATTTGAACAAGCGCAGCTTGTTAAAGAAAAAATAGACATTCTTGAAGATTATCAGTCAAGAAATACGGTTGTAAACCCAAATATCGACGATGTAGATGTGTTTGGAATGACAAGCGATGAAACGGCCGCTTATGTGAATTTCTTTAAGATTAGAAATGGAAATATTATTCAGAGTTTCACGACAGAAATAAAAAAAATTCTTGAAGAATCGGACGAGGATATTATGGAAGAGGCTTTGATTGAAATTCGTCAGAAATTTGATTCAGATTCAAAAGAAGTTTTACTTCCTTTCCATTTATCTGTTGAAATTCCGAATGTAAAATTGATCGTCCCTAAAATGGGCGATAAAAAACGTATCGTTGAACTTTCCGAGAAAAATGCAAAAGAATATCGCTTAGAAAAATTAAAACAAGTTCAAATAATAGATCCGGAAAGACATGCCAACCGAATCATGGCAGAAATGCAAAAACTGCTGAGAATGCCCGTTGAGCCAAGACATATTGAAGGTTTCGACAACTCAAATATTCAGGGAACCAATCCGGTTTCGGCGTGTGTTGTGTTTAAAGACGGAAAACCAAGCAAGGCCGATTACAGAATTTTCCATCCAAAAACGGTGGAAGGAGCCAATGACTTTGCGACGATGGAAGAAGTGATTTACCGTCGTTATAAAAGATTACTCGACGAAGGGGATACTTTACCACAACTAATTTTGATCGATGGTGGAAAAGGACAGCTCTCTTCAGCGGTAAAAAGTTTAAGATTATTAGGACTTTACGGAAAGATTACCATTGTCGGAATTGCCAAAAGATTAGAGGAAATTTTCTTCCCGGAAGACCCGATTCCTTTATATCTAGATAAAAAATCTGAAACGCTTAAAATTCTTCAGAGAGTTCGAGATGAAGCCCACCGTTTTGGAGTAAAACATCACAGAACCAGAAGAACAAATTCTACTATAAAATCTGAGCTGGAAGAAATCCCGGGAGTCGGAGAAAAAACAATTGAGTTGCTTTTATCTAAATTAAAGTCTGTGAAACGTATAAAAGAGTCTAATTTGGAGACCTTGGAAGAAATTCTTGGGAAAAGTAAGGCGAAAGTTATTCATGATTTTTTCAATAACTAA
- a CDS encoding PorV/PorQ family protein has product MMKKYFLLASFVLFGTSQAQIIRKYSNEFLNIGAGARGLAMGGAVISNQDDVYSPMWNPAGLMSIERDWQGAAMHAEYFESIAKYDYLAYAKVLETGVFGVSVVRLGIDNILNTTQLIDPEGNIDYDKITKFSQSDYAAIISYAFNPAGNPKLDVGVNAKIVYRNVGKFASGYGFGFDVGAIYKADNGWKFGGMLRDATTTVNFWSINQKELSTIVNGEEFNPAPTDKMELTMPKLNVGASKIFNINSSIYVLPEAGINVDFAKTAALVSTDFASITPYAGAEVGYQKMIFVRLGVNRFQNITDIEDLKRKVSFQPSAGIGIKYRGLTLDYAITNSGIGGSNFYSNFFSLKLDMGTFRND; this is encoded by the coding sequence ATGATGAAAAAATATTTTTTACTTGCTTCTTTCGTATTATTTGGGACTTCTCAGGCTCAAATTATAAGGAAATATTCCAACGAATTTTTAAATATCGGAGCAGGAGCCAGAGGTCTTGCTATGGGAGGAGCCGTGATATCCAATCAGGATGATGTATATTCTCCTATGTGGAACCCGGCAGGTTTGATGTCGATTGAACGAGACTGGCAAGGAGCTGCAATGCACGCCGAGTATTTTGAGTCGATTGCTAAATATGATTACCTAGCATACGCAAAAGTTCTGGAAACAGGTGTTTTCGGAGTTTCGGTTGTAAGGCTTGGTATTGATAATATTTTGAATACAACTCAGTTGATCGATCCTGAAGGAAATATTGACTACGATAAAATCACTAAATTTTCGCAGTCAGACTATGCAGCAATAATTTCTTATGCTTTTAATCCTGCAGGAAATCCTAAATTGGATGTCGGAGTAAATGCTAAAATTGTTTATAGAAATGTAGGTAAATTTGCAAGTGGTTATGGTTTTGGTTTTGACGTAGGTGCAATTTATAAGGCAGACAACGGATGGAAATTTGGGGGAATGCTTCGAGATGCAACAACAACTGTCAATTTTTGGAGCATTAATCAAAAAGAGCTTTCAACGATTGTAAATGGTGAAGAATTTAACCCTGCACCAACTGATAAAATGGAACTTACAATGCCTAAATTAAATGTAGGTGCAAGTAAAATTTTTAATATCAACAGCAGTATTTATGTTTTACCTGAAGCTGGTATTAATGTAGATTTTGCTAAAACAGCAGCTCTTGTTTCTACTGATTTTGCAAGTATTACGCCTTATGCGGGAGCTGAAGTAGGCTACCAAAAAATGATTTTTGTAAGATTGGGGGTAAACAGATTCCAAAATATTACAGATATTGAAGACTTGAAAAGAAAAGTCTCTTTCCAGCCAAGTGCGGGTATTGGTATCAAATATAGAGGTCTTACGTTAGATTATGCTATTACAAACTCAGGAATTGGAGGTTCAAATTTCTATTCGAATTTCTTCTCACTTAAATTGGATATGGGAACGTTTAGAAATGATTAA